One Thermus sp. CCB_US3_UF1 DNA window includes the following coding sequences:
- a CDS encoding aminopeptidase has translation MSAFAEKLEKLAELAIRVGLNLEKGQEIIATAPLEALDFVRLLAEKAYREGASLFTVIYGDNVLSRKRLSLAPEEGLDRAPGWLYEGMAKAFREGAARLAVSGNDPKALEGLPPERVGRAQQANSRAYKPALEAITEFVTNWTIVPFAHPGWAKAVFPHLPEEEAVKALWEAIFQATRVDQEDPVAAWEAHNRALHAKVAYLNARRFQALHFRGPGTDLTVGLAEGHLWRGGATPTQKGRLCNPNLPTEEVFTAPHRERVEGVVQASRPLALGGQLVEGIWARFEGGYAVEVGAKRGEEVLRRVLSTDEGARRLGEVALVPADNPIAKTGLVFFDTLFDENAASHIAFGQAYTETLEGRPTGEDFRKRGGNESLVHIDWMIGSGEMEVDGLLEDGTRVPLMRQGRFVI, from the coding sequence GTGAGCGCGTTTGCCGAGAAGCTGGAGAAGCTGGCCGAGCTGGCCATCCGCGTGGGCCTCAACCTGGAAAAGGGGCAGGAGATCATCGCCACCGCCCCCCTCGAGGCCCTGGACTTCGTGCGCCTCCTCGCGGAAAAGGCCTACCGGGAGGGGGCAAGCCTCTTCACCGTGATCTACGGGGACAACGTCCTCTCCCGCAAGCGCCTTTCCCTGGCCCCCGAGGAGGGGCTGGACCGGGCCCCGGGGTGGCTTTACGAGGGCATGGCCAAGGCCTTCCGCGAGGGGGCAGCCCGCCTGGCCGTAAGCGGCAACGACCCCAAGGCCCTAGAGGGCCTGCCCCCCGAGCGGGTGGGCCGGGCCCAGCAGGCCAACAGCCGGGCCTACAAGCCCGCCCTGGAAGCCATCACCGAGTTCGTCACCAACTGGACCATCGTCCCCTTCGCCCACCCCGGGTGGGCCAAGGCCGTCTTCCCCCACCTGCCGGAGGAGGAGGCGGTGAAGGCCCTATGGGAAGCCATCTTCCAGGCTACCCGGGTGGACCAGGAGGACCCCGTGGCCGCCTGGGAGGCCCACAACCGCGCCCTGCACGCGAAGGTGGCCTACCTGAACGCCCGGCGCTTCCAGGCCCTCCACTTCCGCGGCCCGGGCACGGACCTCACCGTGGGCCTGGCCGAGGGCCACCTCTGGCGGGGCGGGGCCACGCCCACGCAGAAGGGGCGGCTTTGCAACCCCAACCTGCCCACGGAGGAGGTCTTCACCGCCCCCCACCGGGAACGGGTGGAAGGGGTGGTGCAGGCCAGCCGCCCCCTGGCCCTGGGAGGGCAGCTGGTGGAGGGGATCTGGGCCCGGTTCGAAGGGGGCTACGCGGTGGAGGTGGGGGCCAAGCGGGGGGAGGAGGTCCTCCGCCGGGTTCTCTCCACCGACGAAGGGGCTAGGCGCCTGGGGGAGGTGGCCCTGGTGCCCGCGGACAACCCCATCGCCAAGACCGGCCTGGTCTTCTTTGACACCCTCTTTGACGAAAACGCCGCCAGCCATATCGCCTTCGGCCAGGCCTACACGGAAACCCTCGAGGGCCGGCCCACGGGGGAAGACTTCCGGAAACGGGGCGGGAACGAGAGCCTGGTGCACATTGACTGGATGATTGGCTCGGGGGAGATGGAGGTGGATGGGCTCCTAGAGGATGGGACCCGGGTTCCCCTGATGCGCCAGGGGCGGTTTGTGATCTAA
- a CDS encoding aminotransferase class I/II-fold pyridoxal phosphate-dependent enzyme, producing the protein MEYETQAVLAGLPEDPYGAVGLPIYAVAAYGFRTLEEGAARFATGEGYVYARQKDPTGKALEERLKALEGALEAVVLASGQAATFAALFALLSPGDEVLAAKGLFGQTIGLFQQVLGPMGVRVRYVDPTPEAVRAALSPATRAIFVETVANPALLVPDLEALAALAEAEGVALVVDNTFGAAGALAQPLRWGAHVVVESLTKWASGHGSVLGGAVLSRATELFARFPQFQQKDLRGQVPWEALGPRCYPERVRTLGLSLMGMALSPFHAYLLFQGLETVALRVARMSATALRLAEALLGHPKVKALRYPGLPGDPAYGNAQKYLASGGPILTLDLGSQEAASRFLGAIRLLKAPNLGDARTLLVHPWTTTHSRLKEEARLEAGVTPGLVRVSVGLEAPEDLLAWFQEALAAV; encoded by the coding sequence GTGGAGTACGAAACCCAGGCGGTGCTGGCCGGTCTGCCGGAGGACCCCTATGGGGCGGTGGGCCTGCCCATCTACGCCGTGGCCGCCTACGGCTTCCGCACCCTGGAGGAGGGGGCCGCCCGCTTCGCCACCGGGGAGGGCTACGTCTACGCCCGGCAGAAGGACCCCACGGGCAAGGCCCTGGAGGAAAGGCTTAAGGCCCTGGAAGGGGCCTTGGAGGCGGTGGTCCTGGCCAGCGGCCAGGCCGCCACCTTCGCCGCCCTTTTCGCCCTCCTCTCCCCAGGGGATGAGGTGCTGGCGGCCAAGGGGCTTTTTGGCCAGACCATCGGGCTTTTCCAGCAGGTCCTGGGGCCCATGGGGGTGCGGGTGCGCTACGTGGACCCCACCCCGGAGGCGGTGCGGGCGGCCTTGAGCCCCGCCACCCGGGCCATTTTCGTGGAGACGGTGGCCAACCCCGCCCTCCTGGTGCCGGACCTCGAGGCCCTGGCCGCCCTGGCGGAGGCGGAAGGGGTGGCCCTGGTGGTGGACAACACCTTCGGGGCCGCGGGGGCCTTGGCCCAGCCCCTCAGGTGGGGGGCCCACGTGGTGGTGGAAAGCCTCACCAAGTGGGCCTCGGGGCACGGCTCGGTCCTTGGGGGGGCGGTGCTCTCCCGGGCCACGGAGCTCTTTGCCCGCTTTCCCCAGTTCCAGCAAAAGGACCTGAGGGGCCAGGTCCCCTGGGAGGCCTTGGGCCCCCGCTGCTACCCGGAGAGGGTGCGCACCCTGGGGCTTTCCCTCATGGGCATGGCCCTTTCCCCCTTCCACGCCTACCTCCTCTTCCAGGGCCTGGAGACCGTGGCCCTCCGGGTGGCCCGGATGAGCGCCACCGCCCTCCGCCTGGCCGAGGCCCTCCTGGGCCACCCCAAGGTCAAGGCCCTGCGCTACCCCGGCCTGCCCGGCGACCCCGCCTACGGGAACGCCCAGAAGTACCTGGCCTCGGGGGGGCCCATCCTTACCCTGGACCTGGGGAGCCAGGAGGCGGCAAGCCGCTTCCTCGGGGCCATCCGCCTCCTCAAGGCCCCCAACCTGGGGGACGCCCGCACCCTCCTGGTCCACCCCTGGACCACCACCCACAGCCGCCTCAAGGAGGAGGCCCGCCTCGAGGCCGGCGTCACCCCGGGGCTGGTGCGGGTGTCCGTGGGCCTGGAGGCCCCGGAGGACCTCCTGGCCTGGTTTCAGGAGGCCCTGGCGGCTGTGTAG
- the cysS gene encoding cysteine--tRNA ligase: MGLVIYDTLQRAKVPFVPAIPGHVGIYVCGPTVYADPHLGHARGPIVYDVLRRYFLHQGYKVRFVSNITDVGHLTDDADQGEDKIQRRAKLEQLEPMEVAEKYTWSYFDAMGALNVLRPSIAPRASGHIPEQLELVERLIKLGFAYEREGSVYFRVRAFPEYGKLSGKKTEELRAGARVEVREEKEDPLDFALWKRAEPGHLMRWKSPWGEGYPGWHIECTAMSLKYLGEGFDLHAGGIDLQFPHHECEIAQAEAAGYRFARHWMHHNHVLLEGEKMAKSTGNLVLLHDLLKAHEPMAVRFYLLQTHYRSPMDFTWEGLEAAKRGYARLLQAYREVRARKESAPPGTTPGLEGGLDALEKAFMEAIEDDLSTPEALAAFFTFLPELNRLLPEAGRDSLERAAQVFHALGEGILGLFPERVLEGRVSGPLLEGLIGLLLELREEARRARDFAKSDLIRERLKALGVLVEDTKEGPRWRLQ; encoded by the coding sequence ATGGGCCTGGTCATCTACGACACCCTGCAGCGCGCCAAGGTACCCTTCGTCCCCGCCATCCCGGGGCACGTGGGCATCTACGTCTGCGGCCCCACCGTTTACGCCGACCCCCACCTGGGCCACGCCCGAGGGCCCATCGTCTACGATGTCCTCCGCCGCTACTTCCTCCACCAGGGGTACAAGGTGCGCTTCGTCTCCAACATCACCGACGTGGGCCACCTCACCGACGACGCCGACCAGGGGGAGGACAAGATCCAAAGGCGGGCCAAGCTGGAACAGCTGGAGCCCATGGAGGTGGCGGAGAAGTACACCTGGAGCTACTTTGACGCCATGGGGGCCCTCAACGTCCTGAGGCCCTCCATCGCCCCCAGGGCGAGCGGCCACATCCCCGAGCAGCTGGAACTGGTGGAGCGCCTCATCAAGCTGGGCTTCGCCTACGAGCGGGAAGGGAGCGTCTACTTCCGCGTGCGGGCCTTCCCCGAGTACGGCAAGCTTTCCGGGAAAAAGACCGAGGAGCTCCGCGCCGGGGCCCGGGTGGAGGTGCGGGAGGAGAAGGAAGACCCCCTGGACTTTGCCCTGTGGAAGCGGGCGGAGCCGGGGCACCTCATGCGCTGGAAAAGCCCCTGGGGGGAAGGCTACCCGGGCTGGCACATTGAGTGCACGGCCATGAGCCTCAAGTACCTGGGGGAGGGGTTTGACCTCCACGCTGGGGGGATAGACCTGCAGTTCCCCCATCACGAGTGCGAGATCGCCCAGGCCGAGGCCGCGGGCTACCGCTTTGCCCGCCACTGGATGCACCACAACCACGTGCTCTTGGAGGGGGAGAAGATGGCCAAGAGCACGGGGAACCTGGTCCTCCTCCACGATCTCCTGAAGGCCCACGAGCCCATGGCCGTGCGCTTTTATCTCCTGCAGACCCATTACCGCAGCCCCATGGACTTCACCTGGGAGGGCCTCGAGGCCGCCAAGCGCGGCTACGCCCGCCTCCTCCAGGCCTACCGGGAGGTGCGGGCCCGCAAGGAAAGCGCTCCCCCGGGGACCACCCCGGGGCTAGAGGGAGGCCTGGATGCCCTGGAAAAGGCCTTCATGGAGGCCATAGAGGACGACCTCTCCACCCCGGAGGCCCTGGCCGCCTTCTTCACCTTTCTGCCCGAGCTGAACCGCCTCCTGCCCGAGGCGGGGCGGGATAGCCTGGAACGGGCAGCCCAGGTGTTCCACGCCCTAGGGGAAGGCATCCTGGGACTTTTTCCGGAAAGGGTGCTGGAGGGAAGGGTTTCGGGCCCCCTCCTGGAGGGGCTTATCGGCCTCCTCTTGGAGCTTAGGGAGGAGGCACGGCGGGCCAGGGACTTCGCCAAGAGCGACCTTATCCGCGAGCGGCTTAAGGCCCTGGGCGTCCTGGTGGAGGACACCAAGGAAGGCCCCAGGTGGCGGCTCCAATAG
- a CDS encoding universal stress protein, translating into MFRTILLAYDGSDHAKRAAAVAKAEAEAHGARLVVVHVYEPVPDYLGEPYFAEALKRRLERAEGVLAEAVALTGVPREEALLLEGRPAEAILEAALGERADLIVMGTRGLGALGSLFLGSQSQKVVAEAPCPVLLVR; encoded by the coding sequence ATGTTCCGGACCATCCTCTTGGCCTACGACGGCTCGGACCACGCCAAGCGGGCGGCGGCGGTGGCCAAGGCCGAGGCCGAGGCCCATGGGGCCAGGCTGGTGGTGGTGCACGTCTACGAGCCCGTGCCCGACTACCTGGGGGAGCCCTACTTCGCCGAGGCCCTGAAGCGGCGCCTGGAGCGGGCGGAAGGGGTGTTGGCCGAGGCGGTGGCCCTGACCGGGGTTCCCCGGGAGGAGGCCCTCCTCCTGGAGGGGCGGCCCGCCGAGGCCATTCTGGAGGCAGCCCTGGGGGAAAGGGCCGACCTCATCGTGATGGGCACCCGGGGCCTGGGGGCTTTGGGGAGCCTCTTCCTGGGCAGCCAAAGCCAGAAGGTGGTGGCCGAGGCCCCCTGTCCTGTCCTCCTGGTGCGCTAG
- the hslO gene encoding Hsp33 family molecular chaperone HslO has protein sequence MGRILRGLAGEGHLRVAAADTADVVEEARRRHGLSPTATAALGRAMTGALLLAQLLLKTPKERLTLRVEGTGPLGGMVVEADALGHVRGYVQNPGAEVPLRQDGKLNVGELVGGGFLRVDRSLPNGEIYTSAVPLVSGEMAEDLAHYLWQSEQIPSAVLLGVRVKGEGEVEVAGGVAVQVMPEAPEAVLRRLEANLGGLGGITPLLRERGLEGSLEVLLEGLGFARTDLRALGYPLNEIPVRFRCRCTREKALEALVFFTPEEREEMIVQDGGAEVVCHWCAEVYRFSPEEIRSLVAEVRCPDCGTLWLYPRADGTVFRLEGETCRCGRKVELPVGRPQA, from the coding sequence ATGGGAAGGATCCTGAGGGGCTTGGCAGGGGAGGGGCACCTGCGGGTGGCAGCCGCAGACACCGCGGATGTGGTGGAGGAGGCGCGGCGGCGCCACGGCCTTTCCCCCACGGCCACCGCCGCCCTTGGCCGGGCTATGACCGGGGCCCTCCTCCTGGCCCAGCTTCTCCTCAAGACCCCCAAGGAGCGGCTCACCCTGCGGGTGGAGGGCACGGGGCCCCTGGGGGGAATGGTGGTGGAGGCGGACGCCCTAGGGCATGTGCGGGGCTACGTCCAAAACCCCGGGGCCGAGGTCCCCCTCCGCCAAGACGGCAAGCTCAACGTGGGGGAACTGGTGGGGGGGGGCTTCCTCCGGGTGGACCGGAGCCTGCCCAACGGGGAGATCTACACCAGCGCCGTCCCCTTGGTCTCGGGGGAGATGGCCGAGGACCTGGCCCACTACCTCTGGCAGTCGGAGCAGATCCCCTCCGCGGTCCTCCTGGGGGTCCGGGTCAAGGGGGAAGGGGAGGTGGAGGTGGCGGGGGGTGTGGCGGTCCAGGTGATGCCCGAGGCCCCCGAGGCGGTGCTGCGCCGCCTCGAGGCCAACCTGGGTGGCCTCGGCGGGATCACCCCCCTCCTGCGGGAAAGGGGCCTGGAGGGGAGCCTGGAGGTCCTCCTTGAGGGCCTGGGTTTCGCCCGCACGGACCTGCGGGCCCTGGGGTACCCCTTGAACGAGATCCCGGTCCGCTTCCGCTGCCGCTGCACCCGGGAGAAGGCCCTGGAGGCCCTGGTCTTCTTCACCCCCGAGGAGCGGGAGGAGATGATCGTCCAGGACGGGGGGGCGGAGGTGGTCTGCCACTGGTGCGCCGAGGTCTACCGCTTCTCCCCCGAGGAGATCCGCTCCCTGGTGGCCGAGGTGCGCTGCCCGGATTGCGGTACCCTCTGGCTTTACCCCAGGGCCGACGGCACGGTCTTCCGCCTCGAGGGGGAGACTTGCCGCTGCGGGCGAAAGGTGGAGCTCCCCGTGGGCCGGCCCCAGGCTTGA